In Saccharothrix syringae, the following are encoded in one genomic region:
- a CDS encoding CRTAC1 family protein, producing the protein MSRSRRLSLCVIASTAASVIVTPAAGAVPSIGGVAFTEIARPGTAMATYRRIPSPEHAIREANRLRPAVKFAEFANEPVFSHGIPGVVVFDYDGDDDLDFYVTNGPGRANSLYQNQLAQTGRLEFVDMAPWTGVSLTSQDSNGACAGDIDNNGHTDLYVLGRNENNRLLLNRGNGTFADVTGAAGDASGGTYSHASCSMGDVNGDSLLDIAVANTWDMKNALPIFAVPYQYNQPNQLLRNVDGLRFTDVSAAAGIAQVDVRDVPPGATAPFNDLSWALSLVDYDQDGDLDLMTASDQAAYRITKHGGHDRGFVRLWRNDGDGYFDEVTFDAGLGEPGMWMGLSYGDFNHDGNLDVFATNGGDYLTVPLPQMPRQLGDASSRWFLQRPDHTFADPRRSSLHLPAQNGADPDLGTLNATPWGWGTSAIDYDNDGSTDLLYHGALDGMGMVTAENPGALLRNRGPQVGAGAFYPSFDYDDVLTRAGTDHRRRTVIGVATGDLDRNGWVDVVSVAQSLKVGRLVPINDVVPFDFDSPFDANAAILRIFQPTAADPTTWAPTGSTTTEGDLSVEVNNGGNGNRSATVRAVGSVGLAPGARVNRDGIGAIVRFTPTDGPTAMRPVLGGSSFASQDAFEATFGLGRVNAGVVEVLWPGGVRNRLYNVRAGERVVFPEIPCGFDTRDMTAAQYRACVDNAVNALVAAGRITAENATRFANSARRAFNESR; encoded by the coding sequence ATGTCGCGCTCACGACGGCTGAGCCTCTGCGTGATCGCGTCGACCGCGGCGTCGGTGATCGTGACGCCCGCCGCCGGCGCGGTGCCGTCCATCGGGGGCGTCGCCTTCACCGAGATCGCCAGGCCCGGCACGGCGATGGCCACCTACCGCCGCATCCCCTCGCCCGAGCACGCGATCCGCGAGGCCAACAGGCTGCGCCCGGCGGTCAAGTTCGCCGAGTTCGCCAACGAGCCGGTGTTCAGCCACGGCATCCCCGGCGTGGTGGTGTTCGACTACGACGGGGACGACGACCTCGACTTCTACGTCACCAACGGGCCCGGCCGGGCCAACAGCCTCTACCAGAACCAGCTCGCGCAGACCGGCAGGCTGGAGTTCGTCGACATGGCGCCGTGGACGGGCGTGTCGCTGACCTCCCAGGACTCCAACGGCGCCTGCGCGGGCGACATCGACAACAACGGCCACACCGACCTCTACGTGCTCGGCCGCAACGAGAACAACCGGTTGCTGCTCAACCGCGGCAACGGCACGTTCGCCGACGTCACCGGCGCGGCGGGCGACGCCTCCGGCGGCACCTACAGCCACGCCAGCTGCTCCATGGGCGACGTCAACGGCGACAGCCTGCTCGACATCGCCGTCGCCAACACCTGGGACATGAAGAACGCCCTGCCGATCTTCGCCGTGCCCTACCAGTACAACCAGCCCAACCAGCTGCTGCGCAACGTCGACGGCCTGCGGTTCACCGACGTCAGCGCCGCGGCGGGCATCGCGCAGGTGGACGTGCGGGACGTGCCGCCGGGCGCCACCGCGCCGTTCAACGACCTCAGCTGGGCGCTGTCGCTGGTCGACTACGACCAGGACGGCGACCTGGACCTGATGACCGCCAGCGACCAGGCGGCCTACCGGATCACCAAGCACGGCGGCCACGACCGCGGGTTCGTGCGGCTGTGGCGCAACGACGGCGACGGGTACTTCGACGAGGTCACCTTCGACGCCGGCCTGGGCGAGCCCGGCATGTGGATGGGCCTGTCCTACGGCGACTTCAACCACGACGGCAACCTCGACGTCTTCGCCACCAACGGCGGCGACTACCTGACCGTCCCGCTGCCGCAGATGCCGCGGCAGCTCGGCGACGCGTCCAGCCGCTGGTTCCTCCAGCGCCCGGACCACACCTTCGCCGACCCCCGGCGCTCGTCGCTGCACCTGCCGGCGCAGAACGGGGCCGACCCCGACCTGGGCACGCTCAACGCCACACCGTGGGGGTGGGGCACCTCCGCGATCGACTACGACAACGACGGCTCGACCGACCTGCTCTACCACGGCGCGCTCGACGGCATGGGCATGGTGACCGCCGAGAACCCCGGCGCGCTGCTGCGCAACCGGGGGCCGCAGGTGGGCGCGGGCGCGTTCTACCCGTCGTTCGACTACGACGACGTCCTCACCCGCGCGGGCACCGACCACCGCAGGCGCACCGTGATCGGCGTGGCGACCGGCGACCTGGACCGCAACGGGTGGGTCGACGTGGTCAGCGTGGCCCAGTCGCTCAAGGTCGGCAGGCTCGTCCCGATCAACGACGTGGTGCCGTTCGACTTCGACTCGCCGTTCGACGCCAACGCCGCCATCCTGCGGATCTTCCAGCCCACCGCCGCCGACCCGACGACCTGGGCGCCCACCGGCAGCACCACCACCGAGGGCGACCTGTCCGTCGAGGTCAACAACGGCGGCAACGGCAACCGGTCGGCCACCGTGCGCGCGGTCGGCAGCGTCGGCCTCGCACCGGGCGCGCGGGTCAACCGCGACGGCATCGGCGCGATCGTGCGGTTCACCCCGACCGACGGGCCGACCGCGATGCGGCCGGTGCTCGGCGGCTCCAGCTTCGCCTCGCAGGACGCCTTCGAGGCGACCTTCGGCCTGGGGCGGGTGAACGCCGGCGTGGTCGAGGTGCTGTGGCCCGGCGGCGTCCGCAACCGGCTCTACAACGTGCGGGCCGGCGAGCGGGTCGTCTTCCCCGAGATCCCGTGCGGCTTCGACACCAGGGACATGACCGCGGCGCAGTACCGCGCCTGCGTGGACAACGCGGTGAACGCCCTGGTCGCGGCCGGGCGGATCACCGCGGAGAACGCGACCCGGTTCGCCAACAGCGCCCGCCGGGCGTTCAACGAGTCCAGGTAG
- a CDS encoding enediyne biosynthesis protein UnbU, with the protein MTTTAPATTEAGTARAGAGTAQAGPAPNRPESLTPEQRREKALRRFAVSITAFTVVGHLLLGFEQSPITPIATVLVSYATAILFESLDAWARGRAPQYRGGPRAFTLFLLPPHIAALACAMLLWGNAVLWPYLFAVTVANGSKYLVRLRVRGRLRHVLNPSNTGIVVTLLLFPWVGIAPPYHFTSNTGGALDWLIPFAVLVLGTMINAKLTGKVPLILGWVGGFAAQAALRSLVLDHHLVAALLPMTGLAFILFTNYMITDPGTTPTAPRNQVVFGATAAAVYGALVVGGAVFGLFFALVITCLLRGAVILAAGFAGARSRVPAAAPATAGAAAR; encoded by the coding sequence ATGACGACGACAGCACCGGCGACGACCGAGGCCGGCACCGCGCGGGCCGGAGCCGGCACCGCGCAGGCCGGGCCCGCGCCGAACCGGCCGGAGAGCCTGACCCCCGAGCAGCGCCGGGAGAAGGCGTTGCGCAGGTTCGCGGTCTCGATCACCGCGTTCACCGTCGTGGGCCACCTGCTGCTGGGCTTCGAGCAGTCGCCGATCACCCCGATCGCCACCGTGCTCGTCAGCTACGCCACGGCGATCCTGTTCGAGTCCCTGGACGCCTGGGCGCGCGGTCGCGCGCCGCAGTACCGGGGCGGCCCGCGCGCGTTCACGCTGTTCCTGCTGCCCCCGCACATCGCCGCGCTCGCCTGCGCGATGCTGTTGTGGGGCAACGCCGTGCTGTGGCCCTACCTGTTCGCCGTCACCGTGGCCAACGGCAGCAAGTACCTGGTGCGCCTGCGGGTCCGGGGCCGGCTGCGCCACGTGCTCAACCCGTCGAACACCGGCATCGTCGTCACGCTGCTGCTGTTCCCGTGGGTCGGCATCGCGCCGCCGTACCACTTCACCTCTAACACCGGGGGCGCGCTCGACTGGCTGATCCCGTTCGCCGTCCTGGTGCTCGGCACGATGATCAACGCCAAGCTGACCGGGAAGGTGCCGCTGATCCTCGGCTGGGTCGGCGGCTTCGCGGCCCAGGCCGCGCTGCGCTCGCTGGTGCTCGACCACCACCTGGTCGCCGCCCTGCTGCCGATGACCGGCCTGGCGTTCATCCTGTTCACCAACTACATGATCACCGACCCGGGCACCACGCCGACCGCCCCGCGCAACCAGGTGGTCTTCGGCGCCACCGCCGCCGCGGTCTACGGCGCGCTGGTGGTCGGCGGGGCGGTGTTCGGCCTGTTCTTCGCCCTGGTGATCACCTGCCTGCTGCGCGGCGCGGTGATCCTCGCGGCGGGGTTCGCCGGCGCCCGGTCGCGGGTACCGGCCGCCGCGCCGGCGACCGCGGGGGCGGCGGCCCGATGA
- a CDS encoding DUF1702 family protein, translated as MGEPFALPGAAAAVGRLLGLVRLPPSLADFGRRGFRTDRPHARAVLEAHARSFLVGFDTGARAWRDPHAALAEVDPEERGFAYEGAGMFARALDLATAGRARALRRLLAGPGDGYAHLVHVGAGWPLASARLRLPTPPPPTPLLRWLALDGAGFAETFFGGARALARRCRTAPGPEAEAVLAGCGRAVWFLQSADADGVAGLVAALPAPARPALWSGVGLACAYAGAADDACRARLVAAAGPHRAHLAQGVAFAAGARVRSGIVPAHTRAACEQVLGVAPERASAWTEVAARGLTGSADVHAYQAWRARLRELVAPVAPH; from the coding sequence GTGGGAGAGCCGTTCGCGTTACCCGGGGCGGCCGCCGCCGTCGGGCGACTGCTCGGCCTGGTGCGGCTGCCGCCGTCCCTCGCCGACTTCGGTCGGCGCGGTTTCCGCACCGACCGGCCGCACGCCAGGGCGGTCCTGGAGGCGCACGCCCGCAGCTTCCTCGTCGGCTTCGACACCGGGGCGCGGGCGTGGCGCGATCCCCACGCCGCGCTCGCCGAGGTCGACCCGGAGGAGCGCGGCTTCGCCTACGAGGGCGCCGGGATGTTCGCCAGGGCGCTCGACCTGGCGACGGCCGGCCGCGCGCGGGCGCTGCGGCGCCTGCTGGCCGGGCCCGGCGACGGGTACGCCCACCTCGTCCACGTGGGCGCGGGGTGGCCGCTGGCCTCGGCGCGGCTGCGGCTGCCCACCCCGCCGCCGCCCACCCCGCTGCTGCGGTGGCTGGCGCTGGACGGCGCCGGGTTCGCCGAGACCTTCTTCGGCGGTGCCCGCGCCCTGGCCCGCCGGTGCCGGACCGCCCCGGGACCGGAGGCCGAGGCCGTGCTCGCCGGCTGCGGCCGGGCGGTGTGGTTCCTCCAGTCCGCCGACGCCGACGGCGTCGCCGGGCTCGTCGCCGCGCTGCCCGCGCCCGCCCGCCCGGCCCTGTGGAGCGGGGTCGGCCTGGCCTGCGCGTACGCCGGTGCCGCGGACGACGCCTGCCGGGCCCGCCTGGTCGCCGCGGCCGGACCGCACCGGGCGCACCTCGCCCAGGGCGTGGCCTTCGCCGCGGGCGCCCGGGTCCGCTCCGGGATCGTGCCCGCGCACACCCGCGCCGCCTGCGAGCAGGTCCTCGGCGTGGCGCCCGAGCGGGCCTCGGCGTGGACCGAGGTGGCCGCGCGGGGGCTCACCGGCTCCGCGGACGTCCACGCCTACCAGGCGTGGCGCGCCCGGCTCCGCGAGCTCGTCGCACCAGTCGCGCCCCACTAG
- a CDS encoding FG-GAP repeat domain-containing protein produces the protein MTQAVRAAVAAVAVLCVCAALGVATRRPGLGAAGTARLAEGFRFTAEQLNTAPAGAHRERVVAPALRGIRSWISAVGAAVAATDLRGAGRPGDVCLVDPRDDSVTVRAVPGDPGDYPPVRLVPIGVPYDPTMAPMGCVPADLDEDGDTDLVVYYWGRTPLLFVNAGGVPGPDTFRARELLHPVQVWNSTALNVGDVDGDGHLDLLVGNYFPDGARVLDPDAGDDVRMAMQDSMSRARNAGANRILLTRPRGVDRAPDLVDASTALSPTAAGSWTLSIGLQDLDGDGLPEVYQANDFGPDQLMVNRSTPGRVVLTEVAGRRDLTTPKSEVLGHDSFKGMGVAFTYDRGARLPTIVVSNITTPYALHESNFAFVPDGDPADLARGELPYRERSERLGLARSGWCWDVKAGDFDNDGVDEILQANGFLKGEVDRWPLLQELAMGNDELLRHPWAWPAFGPGDDLSGHESNPFWVRGPNGAYTDLAPALGIAAPDNSRGLALGDVDGNGTLDVLVANQWEDSALLRNRAAAGTSAHLAFVRSAGPGAPEVRALGVQVELRHPDRPQRAQLYPANGHAGVSAAEIPLSLPGGRTTPVTVTWRDATGLHRAEVDVAPGRRTVVLNGNGTAVVR, from the coding sequence ATGACCCAAGCCGTCCGCGCGGCGGTCGCCGCCGTCGCCGTGTTGTGCGTCTGCGCCGCCCTCGGGGTGGCGACGAGGCGGCCGGGCCTCGGCGCGGCCGGGACCGCCCGCCTCGCCGAGGGCTTCCGGTTCACCGCCGAGCAGCTGAACACCGCCCCGGCCGGGGCGCACCGGGAACGCGTCGTGGCGCCCGCCCTGCGCGGCATCCGCAGCTGGATCTCGGCGGTCGGCGCCGCGGTCGCCGCCACCGACCTGCGCGGCGCGGGGCGGCCGGGCGACGTGTGCCTGGTCGACCCCCGGGACGACTCGGTCACCGTGCGCGCGGTGCCGGGCGACCCCGGGGACTACCCGCCCGTGCGCCTGGTCCCGATCGGCGTCCCCTACGACCCCACGATGGCGCCGATGGGCTGCGTGCCCGCCGACCTCGACGAGGACGGCGACACCGACCTGGTCGTCTACTACTGGGGCCGGACGCCGCTGCTGTTCGTCAACGCGGGCGGCGTCCCGGGGCCGGACACCTTCCGCGCCCGCGAGCTGCTGCACCCGGTGCAGGTGTGGAACTCCACCGCCCTCAACGTCGGCGACGTCGACGGCGACGGCCACCTCGACCTGCTCGTCGGCAACTACTTCCCCGACGGGGCCAGGGTGCTCGACCCCGACGCGGGCGACGACGTCCGGATGGCCATGCAGGACTCCATGTCCCGCGCCCGCAACGCCGGCGCCAACCGCATCCTGCTCACCCGGCCCCGCGGCGTCGACCGGGCGCCCGACCTGGTCGACGCGAGCACCGCCCTGTCGCCGACCGCCGCCGGCTCCTGGACGCTGTCGATCGGCCTCCAGGACCTCGACGGCGACGGCCTGCCCGAGGTGTACCAGGCCAACGACTTCGGCCCCGACCAGCTGATGGTCAACCGGTCCACCCCCGGCCGGGTGGTGCTGACCGAGGTCGCGGGCAGGCGCGACCTGACCACGCCGAAGTCCGAGGTGCTGGGGCACGACTCGTTCAAGGGCATGGGCGTGGCGTTCACCTACGACCGCGGCGCCCGGCTGCCCACGATCGTGGTCAGCAACATCACCACCCCCTACGCCCTGCACGAGAGCAACTTCGCGTTCGTGCCCGACGGCGACCCCGCCGACCTGGCCCGCGGCGAGCTGCCCTACCGCGAGCGCAGCGAGCGCCTGGGCCTGGCCCGCTCGGGCTGGTGCTGGGACGTCAAGGCGGGCGACTTCGACAACGACGGCGTCGACGAGATCCTGCAGGCCAACGGTTTCCTCAAGGGCGAGGTCGACCGGTGGCCGCTGCTCCAGGAGCTGGCGATGGGCAACGACGAGCTGCTGCGCCACCCGTGGGCGTGGCCCGCCTTCGGCCCCGGCGACGACCTGTCCGGCCACGAGTCCAACCCGTTCTGGGTCAGGGGCCCGAACGGCGCCTACACCGACCTGGCACCCGCCCTGGGCATCGCCGCGCCCGACAACAGCCGCGGCCTGGCGCTGGGCGACGTCGACGGCAACGGCACGCTCGACGTGCTGGTCGCCAACCAGTGGGAGGACTCCGCCCTGCTGCGCAACCGGGCCGCGGCGGGCACGTCCGCGCACCTGGCGTTCGTCCGGTCGGCCGGACCCGGCGCGCCCGAGGTGCGAGCCCTCGGCGTCCAGGTGGAGCTGCGCCACCCCGACCGACCCCAGCGGGCGCAGCTCTACCCGGCCAACGGCCACGCCGGCGTGTCCGCGGCCGAGATCCCCCTGTCGCTGCCCGGCGGCAGAACCACCCCGGTCACCGTGACCTGGCGCGACGCCACCGGCCTGCACCGGGCCGAGGTCGACGTGGCGCCCGGTCGCCGGACCGTGGTCCTCAACGGCAACGGAACGGCGGTAGTGCGATGA